Proteins from one Candidatus Nomurabacteria bacterium genomic window:
- a CDS encoding aminoacyl-tRNA hydrolase, protein MFYIVALGNPGEKYENTRHNVGWLAMDHCLREWQLPGLVESGGLSGRLTEGVVSAQEVTVLYPTTFMNNSGAAVAKLVPKGETENLIVVHDDIDLPFGEIKVVRGRGAGGNNGVDSIIKKIGTKDFVRVRIGIAPKSFWTGKTKRPAGGGPLERFVLKPFTKSEAKQLPEVFEKVKTAIEAVVSSGVETAMNRFN, encoded by the coding sequence ATGTTTTACATCGTTGCGCTTGGTAATCCCGGAGAGAAATATGAAAACACTCGACACAATGTCGGGTGGCTAGCGATGGATCATTGTCTTCGCGAGTGGCAGCTGCCAGGACTGGTTGAATCAGGTGGATTGTCTGGGCGATTGACTGAAGGTGTTGTGTCTGCGCAAGAGGTGACGGTGTTGTATCCGACTACTTTTATGAATAATTCTGGTGCTGCAGTTGCTAAGTTGGTCCCGAAGGGTGAGACAGAGAATTTGATCGTGGTTCACGATGACATCGATCTGCCGTTTGGTGAGATCAAAGTGGTGCGAGGAAGAGGAGCAGGGGGTAACAACGGTGTTGATTCGATCATAAAAAAGATCGGTACGAAAGATTTTGTACGAGTGCGGATCGGGATCGCACCAAAGAGTTTTTGGACGGGAAAAACCAAGCGGCCCGCCGGAGGCGGGCCGCTTGAACGCTTCGTGCTCAAGCCGTTTACCAAGAGTGAGGCTAAGCAACTGCCTGAAGTATTTGAAAAAGTAAAAACTGCCATTGAGGCAGTCGTGAGTAGTGGAGTAGAGACAGCAATGAATCGATTTAACTAA
- the lepB gene encoding signal peptidase I, producing the protein MSAFSQQNPPSDTSHTESTVVEHKEHPLTEIVRFSIIAILIVLPIRMFVAQPFIVSGASMDNTFHDGQYLIVDQVTYYFDDPSRGDVVIFRYPRDPSKFFIKRVIGVPGDTITIEDAVVTIINAEHPDGFVLDEPYIKSMAPAKEPMTEILGDREYFVMGDNRDESSDSRIWGVLQEERIIGRALFRLFPPSAIDYLPGGVTITEELVAPRTIID; encoded by the coding sequence ATGTCTGCATTCTCTCAACAAAACCCTCCATCAGATACTTCTCATACAGAGAGTACTGTCGTTGAGCATAAGGAACACCCACTCACTGAGATCGTTCGCTTCTCTATTATTGCTATTTTGATCGTCCTACCGATCCGCATGTTCGTAGCCCAACCATTTATTGTCTCTGGCGCATCAATGGATAACACCTTCCATGATGGTCAGTATCTCATTGTTGACCAAGTCACCTACTATTTCGACGATCCATCGCGAGGCGACGTGGTGATTTTCCGCTACCCGCGTGATCCGTCGAAGTTCTTCATCAAGCGGGTCATTGGCGTACCCGGAGACACGATCACGATCGAAGATGCGGTAGTCACTATCATCAATGCTGAGCACCCAGACGGCTTTGTGCTCGACGAGCCATACATCAAATCAATGGCGCCCGCAAAAGAACCGATGACGGAGATCTTAGGTGATCGCGAATACTTCGTCATGGGCGATAATCGTGACGAAAGTTCAGATTCACGCATCTGGGGAGTGCTGCAGGAAGAACGCATCATTGGCCGGGCACTGTTCCGCCTCTTCCCGCCAAGTGCCATTGATTACCTACCCGGAGGCGTCACGATCACCGAGGAATTAGTAGCACCAAGAACCATTATAGATTGA
- the ybeY gene encoding rRNA maturation RNase YbeY — protein sequence MDTFSITSTVRSYPKRLPFREIKDMILGKKYELSLVFVGATRAKQLNESYRSKTYVPNVLSFPLSESAGEVYICPKVAAKEAKEFDLSVNGYMAFLFIHGCLHLKGYDHGDTMEKLERKYCKAFDIS from the coding sequence ATGGACACTTTTTCAATCACCAGCACAGTCAGATCATATCCCAAGCGACTTCCATTTAGAGAAATCAAGGATATGATCCTTGGTAAAAAGTACGAGCTTTCGCTCGTTTTTGTTGGCGCCACTCGAGCTAAGCAGCTCAATGAGTCATATCGCAGTAAAACCTATGTGCCGAATGTACTCTCCTTCCCTCTCTCAGAAAGTGCTGGTGAGGTATACATTTGTCCGAAGGTTGCAGCAAAAGAAGCAAAGGAGTTTGATCTGTCTGTGAACGGCTACATGGCTTTCCTGTTTATCCACGGGTGCCTCCATTTGAAAGGCTACGACCATGGAGATACAATGGAGAAACTAGAGCGCAAGTACTGTAAAGCGTTCGATATTTCATAG
- the ftsA gene encoding cell division protein FtsA — MAEHIITGIDVGTYHVKVAVARVSKKGGAAKPEIIGTGLSESRGLKSGYILNEADVARSIKSAITQAEKSAGVTIKRAHVAIGSIGLEEIYSHGEIIPSRADSEITASDLEKVMQDSEERITDHIPNRRILHSIPLRHMIDGTEVLGRALGLKGTKLEVDSLFITTYEQHVNDLISTIEGVGVYVEDVIASPLAASFVMLSKAQKRAGCVLVNVGAETTSIVIFEDSTPISLKIFPVGSNDVTNDIALGLRVPLEDAEKIKRGAMTSATYSKKKLDEIIRDRLASIFLLIDTHLKKIKRDGLLPAGAILTGGGANVSGIVETAKSSLELPARIATLDIGKGTKVRDASWAVAYGLCMWGASDAEETSAIGIVKQTRHSILSWLSQFLP, encoded by the coding sequence ATGGCAGAGCACATTATCACCGGTATCGATGTAGGAACTTACCACGTTAAAGTGGCGGTTGCTCGCGTGTCAAAGAAAGGTGGCGCAGCCAAGCCGGAGATAATTGGTACCGGACTCTCTGAAAGTCGTGGACTCAAGAGTGGATACATCCTCAATGAAGCAGACGTAGCGCGTAGCATCAAAAGCGCGATCACACAAGCCGAGAAGAGCGCTGGCGTGACCATCAAGCGCGCGCACGTTGCCATCGGTAGTATTGGTCTTGAGGAAATCTACTCACACGGAGAGATCATTCCATCACGCGCAGACTCAGAGATCACAGCTTCTGATCTGGAAAAGGTAATGCAAGACAGTGAGGAGCGTATCACTGATCACATTCCTAACCGACGCATCCTCCATAGCATCCCACTGCGACACATGATCGACGGCACTGAAGTACTTGGCAGAGCACTTGGCCTTAAGGGGACCAAACTCGAAGTTGACAGCTTATTCATCACCACGTACGAACAGCACGTAAACGATCTTATCAGTACGATCGAAGGAGTTGGAGTGTATGTCGAAGACGTTATTGCTTCCCCACTTGCAGCGAGTTTTGTGATGCTTTCAAAAGCACAAAAGCGTGCCGGGTGTGTCTTGGTAAATGTCGGTGCTGAGACCACTTCTATCGTGATCTTTGAAGACTCTACTCCGATCTCACTTAAGATCTTCCCGGTTGGCTCAAACGATGTTACCAACGACATCGCGCTTGGTTTGCGTGTGCCACTTGAAGACGCTGAGAAGATCAAGCGAGGCGCTATGACCAGCGCAACGTACTCAAAGAAAAAGCTCGACGAGATCATTAGGGACCGCTTAGCTTCAATCTTCCTCCTCATCGACACCCACCTCAAAAAGATCAAGCGTGATGGGCTTCTTCCTGCAGGAGCAATCCTCACGGGCGGCGGTGCGAATGTATCAGGCATCGTAGAAACTGCAAAGAGCAGTCTTGAACTGCCGGCCCGCATTGCAACACTCGACATCGGCAAAGGCACAAAAGTACGGGACGCGTCATGGGCAGTGGCATATGGACTTTGTATGTGGGGAGCCTCAGACGCGGAAGAAACCTCCGCAATCGGTATCGTAAAGCAAACTCGTCACAGTATCCTTTCTTGGCTTAGTCAGTTCTTGCCATAA
- the ftsZ gene encoding cell division protein FtsZ, giving the protein MEQIKSDVESFARIRVVGVGGSGGNAVNHMVGSKVRGVEFIAINSDAQDLHHSLAKRKIHVGKNLTRGLGAGGNPDMGRRAAEETREEIANAIKGSDMIFITGGMGGGTGTGAAPVVAKIARESGALTVGVVTKPFLFEGQERMRLALQGIDELKQEVDALITIPNDRLLAIVDKETTVSNAFEQCDNILKQAVEGISDLITMPGIINVDFADIRSVMENAGSALMGVGVSSGEKRAEEASQAAINSPLLEVSITGAKGVLFAIAGGDDLGMLEIQDAARIITESIDPQARVIFGAIKDEKLKKNELKVTVIATGFPEESSNDSYNIARRAPIAREPREPEPEPEPEETTRGKIFNSLPTKKVESMKPEPAPTTKSSTASNNDLPKREPKPVDPADDDDDDDWGAVPAFLRRSKLK; this is encoded by the coding sequence ATGGAACAAATCAAGTCAGACGTAGAGTCATTTGCACGGATCCGCGTGGTCGGTGTTGGAGGATCTGGCGGTAACGCTGTAAACCACATGGTCGGATCTAAAGTCCGTGGCGTGGAGTTCATCGCGATCAACAGCGATGCACAAGACCTTCACCACTCCCTAGCCAAGCGTAAGATCCATGTTGGGAAGAACCTCACCCGCGGTCTTGGAGCTGGCGGTAATCCTGACATGGGTCGACGTGCTGCCGAAGAAACTCGCGAGGAGATCGCAAACGCGATCAAGGGTTCTGACATGATCTTCATCACCGGTGGTATGGGTGGTGGTACTGGTACTGGTGCAGCACCGGTCGTAGCTAAGATCGCCCGCGAGAGTGGTGCGCTCACCGTAGGCGTTGTCACCAAACCTTTTCTCTTTGAGGGACAAGAACGTATGCGACTTGCTCTCCAAGGTATTGATGAGCTGAAGCAAGAAGTCGATGCGCTCATCACGATTCCTAACGACCGACTCCTTGCGATCGTAGACAAGGAGACAACCGTAAGTAATGCATTCGAGCAGTGTGACAATATCTTGAAGCAAGCAGTAGAAGGTATCTCTGACCTGATCACTATGCCAGGTATCATTAACGTTGACTTTGCTGACATTCGTTCTGTTATGGAAAATGCTGGCTCAGCACTTATGGGCGTCGGCGTCTCATCAGGAGAAAAGCGTGCGGAAGAAGCATCACAGGCTGCCATCAACTCCCCACTACTTGAAGTATCGATCACTGGTGCTAAGGGTGTCCTCTTTGCGATCGCCGGCGGTGATGATCTTGGGATGCTTGAGATCCAAGACGCAGCACGCATCATTACTGAGTCGATCGATCCACAGGCTCGCGTGATCTTTGGTGCGATCAAGGACGAGAAGCTCAAGAAGAATGAACTCAAGGTAACTGTGATAGCAACCGGGTTCCCAGAAGAAAGTTCTAATGACAGTTACAACATTGCTCGACGCGCACCGATCGCACGCGAGCCTCGTGAACCAGAACCTGAGCCCGAACCAGAAGAGACTACACGCGGCAAAATCTTCAATTCCCTGCCTACCAAGAAAGTTGAGTCGATGAAACCAGAACCAGCTCCTACAACTAAAAGTAGCACTGCTTCAAACAATGACCTGCCCAAGCGAGAGCCAAAACCAGTTGATCCAGCAGACGATGACGACGATGACGATTGGGGTGCAGTGCCAGCTTTTCTACGACGTTCGAAGTTGAAGTAA
- a CDS encoding FAD-dependent oxidoreductase, producing the protein MYDLVIIGGGPAGTSAGVYASRKQLKTLFVTKEWGGQSTVSTDIQNWIGTPSISGTKLADDLKTHLETYAEGIVDIIANQIVTKVEKVEDGYQVTLSDDSTHVAKAILICAGSKRRTLGVPGADTFEHKGLTYCASCDGPVFAGQDVAVIGGGNAGFETAAQLLAYCKSVTLLQYGDAYKADPVTVEKVLAHENMTGILNAETKGVEGESFVTGLTYRDMTTDEEKTLPVTGVFVEIGMIPSTDFVGDLVELDDYKRIVIDPWTQKTSAENIWAAGDCTNVRYHQNNIASGDAVRALEDIYVTLKAK; encoded by the coding sequence ATGTACGACTTAGTCATCATTGGCGGCGGCCCAGCAGGAACTTCAGCTGGTGTCTACGCTTCACGCAAGCAGCTCAAGACGCTTTTTGTTACCAAAGAATGGGGTGGTCAAAGTACTGTCTCTACAGATATCCAAAACTGGATCGGCACCCCATCGATCAGCGGCACCAAGCTCGCTGACGATCTCAAGACACACCTTGAAACGTACGCAGAGGGTATCGTAGATATCATTGCAAACCAGATCGTTACCAAAGTAGAAAAAGTTGAAGACGGGTACCAAGTAACCCTTTCAGACGACAGTACTCACGTAGCAAAAGCAATACTCATCTGTGCCGGCTCTAAGCGCCGCACACTCGGAGTACCAGGCGCTGACACCTTTGAACACAAGGGTCTTACCTACTGCGCTAGCTGTGACGGACCAGTCTTCGCTGGTCAGGATGTTGCAGTGATCGGCGGCGGGAATGCGGGTTTTGAAACCGCTGCACAGCTTCTTGCATACTGTAAGAGTGTAACCTTGCTTCAATATGGTGACGCCTACAAGGCTGATCCAGTGACCGTTGAGAAAGTACTCGCTCACGAGAATATGACCGGTATCCTCAACGCAGAGACTAAGGGAGTAGAAGGAGAATCATTCGTAACAGGTCTCACCTATCGCGACATGACCACTGACGAAGAAAAGACTCTTCCGGTAACTGGTGTGTTTGTCGAGATCGGCATGATCCCAAGCACAGATTTTGTGGGTGACCTAGTTGAACTTGATGACTACAAGCGAATCGTGATCGACCCATGGACACAGAAAACTTCTGCTGAAAATATCTGGGCTGCTGGAGATTGTACTAATGTGCGATACCATCAGAACAACATCGCTTCAGGTGACGCAGTACGCGCGCTCGAAGATATCTACGTGACTTTGAAAGCAAAATAG
- a CDS encoding VIT1/CCC1 transporter family protein: protein MHGLKLRLTGAFADYFKEVIYGGIDGIVTTFAVVAGFAGAALSSDDATQFTFVIVLLFGLANLFADAASMGLGNFLSVRSDKDLYLVQRQEERAGLQNNPDAERTQTIKILEEKGFSAEDAARLADTYKHNEEYWLDFMMHHKRELSDPRGDNEVLTGLATFFSFMVFGSIPLLPFILDTTGDAGTAFWYSCVGTFIALVLLGVLKWRVIGGKAVASLVEVVLVGGTAAILAYLVGTFFAV from the coding sequence ATGCATGGACTCAAATTACGGCTTACCGGAGCCTTCGCTGATTATTTTAAAGAAGTCATTTACGGCGGAATTGACGGTATTGTCACTACCTTTGCGGTGGTGGCTGGTTTTGCAGGAGCTGCGCTTTCAAGTGATGATGCGACACAGTTCACGTTTGTGATCGTTCTTTTGTTTGGTCTCGCGAATCTTTTTGCTGATGCTGCTTCGATGGGCTTGGGCAACTTTCTCTCAGTTCGTTCGGACAAAGATCTGTACTTGGTGCAGCGACAAGAAGAACGTGCTGGCTTACAGAACAATCCAGATGCAGAGCGAACACAGACTATTAAGATCTTAGAGGAGAAAGGATTCAGCGCAGAAGACGCAGCAAGGCTAGCTGATACCTACAAGCACAACGAAGAGTACTGGCTTGATTTTATGATGCATCACAAGCGAGAGCTTTCTGATCCGCGTGGGGATAATGAAGTCCTGACTGGTTTGGCGACATTTTTCTCCTTCATGGTGTTCGGCTCTATCCCGTTGTTGCCATTTATTCTCGATACAACTGGTGATGCAGGAACAGCATTTTGGTATTCGTGTGTTGGTACGTTCATTGCGCTTGTGCTGCTCGGCGTGCTTAAGTGGCGAGTCATTGGCGGGAAGGCGGTTGCGTCCTTGGTGGAAGTAGTGCTCGTTGGCGGTACTGCAGCGATACTCGCATATCTTGTTGGTACGTTCTTTGCAGTATAG
- a CDS encoding sigma-70 family RNA polymerase sigma factor, whose product MNEAMQDNLEELVTLCAQHDEEAARKLYDRIVELVYNYISLRTHVKEQAIDLTQDVCIDLFAALRGSFQYQSEATFYAFLFTIVRRKLAKHYHREKQRFEQQVNEFEEHTVPDEHGNDITQADAIDVRNALRELEETASEIIILRHWSRCTFAEIAALLDMNESAVRTRHHRAMKMLQSKLGQT is encoded by the coding sequence ATGAATGAGGCAATGCAAGACAACCTCGAAGAGCTGGTAACGTTGTGTGCGCAACACGATGAAGAAGCTGCTCGCAAACTCTATGACCGCATAGTCGAGTTGGTATACAACTATATATCCTTGCGTACACACGTGAAAGAACAAGCGATCGATCTTACGCAGGATGTTTGTATTGATTTATTTGCTGCGCTGCGTGGATCCTTTCAGTATCAGAGCGAAGCTACTTTTTATGCATTTTTATTTACGATCGTGCGGCGAAAATTGGCGAAGCACTATCATCGCGAGAAACAACGGTTCGAGCAGCAGGTGAATGAATTTGAGGAACACACGGTGCCAGATGAGCACGGGAATGATATAACGCAGGCTGATGCAATTGATGTGCGAAATGCATTGCGAGAATTGGAGGAAACTGCGAGCGAGATCATTATTTTGCGGCACTGGTCTCGGTGTACGTTCGCAGAGATCGCTGCGCTGCTCGATATGAACGAAAGCGCGGTGCGCACAAGACATCATCGAGCAATGAAGATGCTGCAGTCTAAGCTAGGGCAAACATAG
- a CDS encoding VCBS repeat-containing protein, with the protein MRVATTHSPGSIFALLASALLFLFTANLAHAYTYDVATEKPWTDGATTVDTSQTVQVRAYVPGSHALSYRSMTVYSSNTTAGSNSLGDTVGYVYNIYGTSPAWFKGYDGTGGSINYPTYQVMRTRLNDVNDDRLAVGEYVQVGASTHAFVYDHVYSKFTQLDAIEPTLMTAVGINNAGQVIGAQKWSTYNTQQGYVYDCQNGRVDITVPGAAYTIPQAIDEAGNIYGTFSHPDLTETYFIAHPETDPADISCSLVGWDDTFKPVKFRTTPITFELDGDVAHSMVIADFNGRGKNDILVDYGEYTVVLYKAESKFTNKKKYTGMTLQQVIDTYYPDVEIPTFTDVNNDGIDDEINTEYIYVDSFSLGKGDGTFYYVPQALPAGTRALTDINNDGYLDIVQIDGQFVNVYYQRVPVTTTTTVTDPAPTTEPAPTDTTTVTDPAPVDTTVTDPAPVDTTPTDPAPTEPDPADLAPTYTDQEAPYAATLNAAYPGMTLVKISIEDDGSADFKITFAGETIEGFMSSATEITEIAN; encoded by the coding sequence ATGCGAGTAGCTACCACTCACAGTCCCGGCTCGATCTTTGCCTTATTGGCAAGCGCGCTGTTGTTTTTATTCACCGCCAACTTAGCACACGCGTACACTTATGACGTTGCTACAGAAAAGCCATGGACAGATGGCGCAACCACCGTCGACACGAGCCAAACCGTCCAGGTTCGCGCGTATGTCCCTGGTTCACACGCCCTTTCATACCGCAGCATGACCGTCTACTCAAGCAACACCACCGCTGGTAGCAACTCTCTCGGCGACACCGTCGGCTACGTATACAACATCTACGGCACCTCACCAGCATGGTTTAAGGGCTACGACGGTACTGGCGGCAGCATCAACTACCCAACCTATCAAGTTATGCGCACGCGCCTCAATGATGTAAACGATGATCGCCTCGCGGTTGGAGAGTACGTACAGGTGGGTGCCTCAACCCACGCCTTTGTGTACGATCACGTATACAGCAAGTTCACACAACTCGACGCTATCGAACCAACACTGATGACTGCGGTTGGCATCAACAACGCCGGACAAGTTATCGGCGCTCAGAAATGGAGCACCTACAACACCCAACAAGGCTACGTGTATGATTGTCAAAATGGCCGCGTCGACATCACTGTTCCAGGCGCAGCCTACACCATTCCACAAGCCATAGACGAAGCTGGCAACATCTACGGAACCTTTAGCCACCCAGATCTCACCGAGACATACTTCATTGCTCACCCAGAAACTGATCCAGCTGATATCTCCTGCTCACTGGTCGGCTGGGACGACACGTTCAAGCCAGTCAAGTTCCGAACTACCCCGATCACCTTTGAGCTTGATGGCGATGTGGCACACAGCATGGTAATCGCTGATTTTAATGGTCGCGGCAAGAACGACATTCTCGTAGACTACGGTGAGTACACTGTTGTGCTCTACAAAGCTGAGAGTAAGTTCACCAACAAGAAAAAGTACACAGGCATGACTCTCCAGCAAGTGATCGATACGTACTATCCTGACGTAGAGATTCCAACCTTCACTGACGTAAACAACGATGGCATTGATGATGAGATCAATACAGAGTACATCTATGTCGACAGTTTCAGCCTCGGCAAGGGTGATGGCACTTTCTACTACGTACCGCAAGCACTGCCTGCTGGCACACGAGCACTCACTGACATAAACAACGACGGCTATCTTGATATCGTGCAGATTGACGGACAGTTTGTGAACGTGTACTACCAGCGTGTACCGGTCACCACAACCACAACTGTCACTGATCCAGCGCCGACTACTGAACCGGCTCCAACTGACACAACCACAGTGACCGATCCTGCTCCGGTTGATACCACCGTCACAGACCCGGCGCCAGTCGACACCACACCGACCGACCCAGCGCCAACTGAACCTGATCCAGCAGACCTAGCGCCAACTTACACTGATCAGGAAGCACCGTACGCAGCTACACTCAACGCAGCGTACCCAGGCATGACCTTGGTCAAGATCAGTATCGAAGACGATGGCAGTGCCGACTTCAAGATCACCTTTGCAGGAGAAACTATCGAAGGTTTCATGAGTAGCGCAACTGAGATCACTGAAATTGCAAACTAA
- a CDS encoding NADAR family protein, with product MEFDLSIISHVRMGCVYIIMWHSIALPAQQEEAMERVLFYAGEFGYVFSNFSAFMVDWACCTWMTSEHAYQAAKFDDPYIIDEIHAARSAYDALMLARKYENRIRPGWHDQKIDVMLSIIRAKLVQHEYVQKQLRKSGSAELIENSEKDSFWGRGPDWKGENMLGKLWMQLRQEYYPEVC from the coding sequence ATGGAATTTGATCTATCGATAATCTCTCATGTTCGTATGGGTTGTGTATATATCATTATGTGGCATAGTATTGCCCTGCCCGCACAACAGGAGGAAGCTATGGAACGGGTACTGTTCTATGCCGGCGAATTCGGCTATGTGTTCTCAAATTTTTCGGCCTTCATGGTTGATTGGGCTTGTTGCACGTGGATGACTTCCGAACATGCGTATCAAGCTGCAAAGTTCGACGATCCGTACATTATCGACGAGATCCATGCGGCTCGCTCTGCGTATGATGCGCTCATGCTGGCGCGTAAGTACGAAAATCGCATCCGTCCTGGTTGGCACGACCAGAAGATCGATGTAATGCTGTCGATCATCCGTGCCAAGCTGGTGCAGCACGAGTATGTGCAAAAGCAGTTACGGAAGAGCGGCTCAGCCGAGCTCATCGAAAACTCCGAGAAGGATTCCTTTTGGGGTCGTGGTCCTGATTGGAAAGGAGAGAATATGCTCGGCAAGCTGTGGATGCAACTCCGTCAGGAGTACTATCCTGAAGTCTGCTGA
- a CDS encoding DUF2127 domain-containing protein: MKQQTEDRLFVISMWWRIAYGALRIVLGLAVLKVVGMPVIDVITTLLHHELVTDPQDALYSLAHSFFAHHPLYISYFMAFYLIFWGVTDVFLSYHLMHYRRWAFPVSLVLIGGFVCYELFRFSHTHSLILLGVMCIDTLILWLVYDEYKKLPLKEALVTSNETDVDHTLTPSQE, from the coding sequence ATGAAACAACAGACCGAGGATCGACTGTTTGTCATCAGTATGTGGTGGCGGATTGCGTATGGTGCACTTCGCATCGTACTTGGTCTTGCGGTCCTAAAGGTGGTAGGGATGCCTGTGATTGACGTGATCACCACCCTACTCCATCACGAGCTCGTGACCGATCCTCAAGACGCATTGTATTCACTCGCACACTCGTTCTTCGCACATCACCCACTGTACATTTCTTACTTCATGGCTTTTTATCTGATCTTCTGGGGAGTCACCGATGTCTTTCTGTCCTACCACCTCATGCACTACCGACGCTGGGCATTTCCTGTGAGCTTAGTCTTGATCGGAGGTTTCGTCTGCTACGAACTGTTTCGCTTTTCGCACACCCACTCTCTCATTTTGCTTGGTGTGATGTGTATCGACACACTGATCTTGTGGCTAGTCTATGATGAATACAAGAAACTTCCCTTAAAGGAAGCTTTGGTCACTTCCAACGAAACTGATGTAGACCACACACTCACCCCTTCGCAAGAATAG
- a CDS encoding Gmad2 immunoglobulin-like domain-containing protein, translating to MKSAIMVTLVLFIFLVLFFCTLLWPHKSEAPTTPIADTSAETPTDTSLIHVFTPQPQAAVSSPVSLSGEARGYWFFEASAPVVVVDWDGRIIGEGYVTAEGEWMTEDFVPFSGTIDYTLPVDSYSASGTIIFHKDNPSGLPEHDAAFEVPVLLN from the coding sequence ATGAAATCAGCAATAATGGTCACGCTGGTACTCTTCATTTTTTTGGTCTTATTCTTTTGTACGCTGCTTTGGCCACACAAAAGCGAAGCGCCTACCACACCGATCGCAGACACTTCAGCTGAAACCCCAACTGACACCTCGCTTATCCATGTCTTTACTCCGCAACCACAAGCGGCAGTAAGCAGTCCAGTATCGCTCAGTGGTGAAGCTCGTGGGTATTGGTTTTTCGAAGCGTCTGCTCCAGTAGTGGTGGTCGACTGGGATGGGCGGATCATTGGTGAAGGATACGTGACTGCTGAGGGAGAATGGATGACTGAAGACTTTGTGCCGTTTTCGGGGACAATCGATTACACTCTTCCAGTCGATTCGTACAGTGCTAGTGGCACCATCATTTTCCACAAAGACAATCCATCAGGATTGCCAGAACACGACGCTGCATTTGAAGTTCCAGTACTACTCAACTAA
- a CDS encoding protein phosphatase 2C domain-containing protein, whose translation MKSYALCTPTTPELIEVYGEKHHISDFLLKLYTSPQEDSYAESKSLPIFAVADGVTLDFKKLLLTGRPYPDPSPSGAVAKLFCKEVVEQAEKLYEAFTKESIIEIFAAANEKVREHNDFIGEVIISGNITEKYAATGSCMVIRENTVYWMRICDAYFAHFNADMQLKQITSGSCDPYAVINGDPEMQQYIESGSSEIEPGDKLFLFTDGFQEHFKEPEFLDLFRTFDESLRTRIKDYSAKMNLIDPQRFGHEQTIIAVEA comes from the coding sequence ATGAAATCATACGCCCTCTGCACCCCAACCACCCCAGAACTCATTGAAGTCTACGGTGAGAAGCATCATATCAGCGATTTTTTACTCAAGCTCTACACCAGCCCGCAAGAAGATTCTTACGCCGAATCAAAGTCTCTACCGATCTTCGCTGTTGCCGACGGTGTCACGCTCGACTTCAAAAAACTTCTTCTCACTGGTCGCCCCTACCCTGACCCATCGCCTTCGGGAGCAGTCGCCAAACTCTTCTGCAAGGAGGTCGTTGAACAAGCCGAAAAACTATACGAAGCATTTACCAAAGAAAGCATCATCGAAATCTTTGCTGCTGCCAACGAGAAAGTACGTGAACACAACGACTTCATCGGAGAAGTGATCATCTCCGGCAATATCACCGAGAAGTACGCAGCTACCGGCAGCTGTATGGTCATCAGAGAAAACACCGTCTACTGGATGCGTATCTGCGATGCATACTTCGCACACTTTAATGCAGACATGCAGCTCAAGCAGATCACCAGCGGCTCTTGCGACCCGTACGCAGTTATTAATGGTGATCCCGAGATGCAGCAATACATCGAGTCTGGCTCAAGTGAGATCGAACCAGGCGACAAACTTTTCCTGTTCACTGACGGCTTTCAAGAGCATTTCAAAGAGCCTGAGTTTCTAGATCTGTTCCGAACATTTGATGAATCACTTCGTACACGCATCAAGGATTACTCAGCCAAGATGAACCTGATTGATCCTCAACGCTTCGGTCACGAGCAAACCATCATTGCTGTTGAAGCATAA